In the genome of Pseudonocardia cypriaca, the window CCAGGCGCGTAGCGCTCCCGCACGTCACGCACGCGCGCCGCATTCGCCCGCCAGCTCCGCTGCGCGATGCCGTTGTGCAGCACCACGATCGGATCGGGGTCGACCTCGAACAGCTCGGCCACCTCGGCGCGCATCGCGGCGGAGCAAGTGATCAACGTGTCGGCGCGGCGCGCCAGCCACCACTCGGCCGAGTGCACCTGCCTCGACAGCGGCGACGAGAGCCAGCCCGCGTACCGGCCCGCCTCGGTGGCGTGGATCGTCGCGACGAGCGGGACCTCGAGCACGTCCGCCAGCGCGATGGCCGGGTGCGCGACGAGCCAGTCGTGGGCGTGCACCACGTCCGGACGCCAGTGCGGGATCAACCGGGTCAGCGCGGCCCGCAGCATCCCGTGCCCCATCGCGAGCGTCCAGGCCACCATGTCGCGGTCGAACTCCAGGTGCAGCGGGTCCTCGGCGACGCGCAGCACGCGCACCCCGTCCAGCACCTCGTCGGCGGTCGGGTGCGTCGCGGCGTCGCTCCCCCCGGGCTGCCGCGAGAGCACGACGACGTCGTGCCCGGCCGCCGCGAGCTCCGTGGCGAGGGCGTGCACGTGCCGGCCGAGGCCGCCGACCACGACCGGCGGGTACTCCCAGGAGACCATCAGCACGCGCACGGTGGGAACCTACCGGTGGGTAGCGGCACGGAGTGCTTGCACCCGGACCCCAACTCGCGCGCACTCGAAGCGCGACTCGCACGCACCCAGACCGCGACTCGCGCGCACTCAGCGCGCGACTCGCGGGCCCGGGTCGCCCTCCGCCCGCGAGTCGCGCTCTGCGTGTACGCGAGTCGCGCTCTGCGTGTACGCGAGTTGCGCTGTGGGTGTACGCGAGTCGCGCCGCTCAGGGGAGGGCAGCGGGGAGCAGGCGGCGGGCGTCGAGGTGGCCGAAGACGGCGTCGTCGCCGCCCCAGCTCGCGATCCGGCGCTCGGCGGCGCGGCGGCGGCCCGCGGCCAGCAGGGCGGCGAGCTCCTCGACGCGTGCGGCGTGCCCCGCCGCACGCTCGCGCGCGTAGCCGGCCGCCGAGTCCTTGCTGACCATGAACGCCCAGTCGCTCGACAGCGCGAGCAGCGCCTCGGTGGCGAGCGCGTCGCGGACCGGGTCGCGGGCGAGACCCGGGGCCACCGCACCGAGCAATGCCTTCTGCACCCCTTCCTGCTGCGCAACGAGGTCGGCGACCTGCGGTCCGGCCCACACCCGCCAGTCCTTGCCCGATCCCCATGAAGACGGCGGCAGCGCCACCGGTTCGCCGACGAGCCCGGCGGCCGCGGCGCCGCGCAGCGTCGAGACCCGCACCCCGGCGTCGGGCAGGGCGCGCAGCACGGTCTCCAGCCACGCCGGGCCCTCGTGCCACCAGTGCCCGAACAGCTCGGTGTCGAACGCCGCCACGGTGAGTCCCGGCCGCCCGAGGCGTTCGCGCAGCGCGACGAGCCGCTCGCGGACCACTCGGACGAAGTCGGCGGCGTCGCGCGCGACCGCGGCGGTGGCGCGCGCCGGGTCGTACGGCCGCTTGGCCTCCGATGGCACCCGCCGCCCCGTCACGCGTGCCGGCTTGAGGCCCGACGGGTGGTCGTAGGTGTGGAAGTCGCGGTAGTCCGGGCCGCCGGGGTAGCCGGACCGCGGCGACCAGACCCGGTAGGTCACGTCCAGGTCCCGGCCGAAGGCCAGGACGTCCGAGTCGCCGACGGGCCGGGCGAGCGCGGTGTCGCCCTGGAGCGCCGGGCCGTCGACGAGGAAGCGCCGCACCCCCGCCGCGGCGTACCCGCACTCCATCCCGGGCGCGTAGCCGCATTCGGGCGCCCAGATCCCGGCCGGCCGGGCGCCGAGCCGGACCGCGGCGTCGGTGAGCCCGGTCTCCAGCGCGAACGCGCGGACCTCGGGCTGGAGCAGCGGGCCGAACGGGTGCGTCGCCGGGCCGCCGAGCAGCTCCAGCGCGCCGGCATCGGTCAACGCGCGCAGCAGTGGGGACGCGCCGTGGCGCCAGTCGCGCTCGAACACCTCCAGCGCGTCCGTCGCCGCGCGGTGCTCCCGCGCGGCGAGCTCGGGCAGCCGGGCCGCGGCGCCGTGCGCGCGCAGCAGCCAGCCGCCGAGCCAGTCGTGCACGCCGCGCAGGCAGTGCGGGTCGTCGAGCTGGGCCGCGAGCACCGGCGTGACGCCGAGCGTCAGCAGCTCTCGCCTGCCCTCGGCGGCCAGCCGGCGCACCACGTCGATGACGGGCAGGTAGGCGTGCGACCAGGACTGGTAGAGCCACTCCTCCCCGACGGGCCACCGCCCGTGGTGCGCGAGCCAGGGCAGGTGGCTGTGCAGCACGAGGCAGAACGTCCCGACGGGCTCGCTCATCGGGTGGACGCTACGGGCCGGGTCGCCAGCACGAGCAGGTCGAGGCTCGTGTCGACATCCGCGGACCCGAGCACGAAGTCCTCGACCGTCACCGACTCGACGTCCGCACGCAGCGCGGGGGGCCACGTCCCGCCGCCGAGCGCCACTGCCACCTGGGCGTCGACGATCGAGCCCCCGTGGCGGGCGTCGAGCGCGCGCAGCCGTGGCCCGTGGTGCAGGCCGTGGACCTCGACGTCGGCGAAGCCCGCGTCCCGGACGAGCCCGGCGAGCTCCGCCGCGGACAGCTCCCGGGTGTGGAACGGGTTGAGCGGGGTGTCCCGGCCGGGGGAGAAGGTGAGCCGGTTGGGCGTCGACAGCATCAGGGTCCCGCCCGGGCGCAGCGCCCGGGAGCACTCGCGCAGGAACCGCTCCTGCTCCCACAGGTGCTCGATCACCTGCAGCGAGACCACGGCGTCGATGCTGCGGTCGCGGACGGGCAGAGCGACGAGGTTGGCCCGCGCGACGGCGGTGCCGGAGTAGCGGCGGGCGACGTGCGCCGCCGTCGTCGGGTCGAGGTCCAGCGCGAGGACGCGGGCCGCGACCTCGGCGAGCATGCCGGCGCCGTACCCCTCGCCGCAGCCCGCCTCCAGCACGAGCGCCCCCGCGCACCGGTCCCGCAGCGCGACGTACACCGCCTCGTGCCGGCGGAACCAGTAGTTCTCCTCCGGGATGCCCGGCACCGTGCGCTCGCCGGTGAGGGGGAGGGTCGCGTCGGGGGTCACGTGCAGACCATCTCAGGCCGGGCGGGGGGCATACATGATCACGGCGACCCCGACGAGGCAGACCACGGCGCCGATGACGTCGTAGCGGTCGGGCCGGAAGCCGTCGAGGACCACCCCCCACAGCAGCGAGCCGGCCACGAACACGCCCCCGTACGCGGCGAGGATCCGCCCGAAGTTGGGGTCCGGCTGCAGGGTCGCGACGAACCCGTACGCGCCGAGTGCGAGCACGCCTGCCCCGACCCAGAGCAGGCCGCGGTGTTCCCGCACCCCCTGCCAGACGAGCCACGCGCCGCCGATCTCGGCCAGCGCGGCCAGTACGAACAGGGCGACGGAACGCGCGACGGTCACGGCGGCACACCATAAGGGCGGTGCCGGTGGTCCGAGGCTGCCGTACCGGGCTCAGCCCGGAGGTATGGGGCGCGGCGCGCCGCGGACGGACAGGACGCCGCCGACGTCGTGCATGAGCCAGGCGAGGAGCGTGGCGTCCTCGAGCGTGAGCGGCACCCGCGGTCCCTGCCAGCTGAGCAGGGCGGTGGGCCGGCTGCGCAGTGCGTCGCGCAGCAGCGCGGCGAGCTCCGGGGTGGCGCGCACGGCGATGCCGTCGTGGCTGACCTCCTCGCCGATCGGGAAGCCGTCAGCGGCGTCGGGGCCGGTGCGCAGGACGTAGCCGCAGCCCTGGCGGTCGTCGTAGCCGGTGACGATCATCTGCACCGTCCCGGAGGCCGGGGCAGCCGGAGAGGGGCGGGATCGACCACACCCACCACAGTGCCACCGAACGCCTGTCGGGAGGTGGCGAGGCGGGTGCGCCCGGGTCGTGCCGGAACGGACATGGGCGGCTCCGCGGGTCGGGTGGCCGGACAGTACTCGCGGATCGGCCCGTGCGTGTACCCGGCGCGTCAGGTTCGCCCGTCGGCGTTCCCGTCCGCCCCCCGGACGGATCAGTGCCTGCGGAGGCGGGAGAGGAAGCCGCGTGCGCGCTGGCGGTTGCGGGGGTCGGCGGCCATGCGCCTGCCCTGATCGGTGAGGCGCCTGCCCTGGGGGCTGACGAGGAATGCGCGGATTCGGTTCAGAAGTGCCATTGGCGAGAGTTACCCACCGTCACCCTGCTCACACGGCATGGGTGAGGAGTCTCACCTGCGGGACGTTTGCCGCGCAGCTACTCGCCGGTAACAATTGCCCGAACCGGGCGCCCGCCGCGCCGAACCCGCCGCATGATGGCATGTTTGGTAGCACTTTCGGCGCGGGGACGCCGAGCGTCCGACAGGCCCATCGCGGCACGTCCGCACCGGCAGGAGGTCGAAGAGGTCCGATGAACATCGTCGTGCTGGTCAAGCAGGTGCCCGACACGTACTCGGAGCGGAAGCTGCGGTCCGATGGCACCTTGGACCGCGACGCCACCGACGCGGTGCTGGACGAGATCAACGAGCGGGCGGTCGAGGCCGCCCTGCAGCTGAAGGAAGCCAACGACGGCTCCGAGGTCACGGTGCTCACCATGGGTCCGGACCGGGCGACCGACGCGATCCGCAAGGCCCTCTCGATGGGCGCCGACAAGGCGGTGCACCTGTCGGACGAGGCCCTCGCGGGCTCGTGCGCGGTGCAGACGGCACGGGCGCTGGCGAAGGCGGTCGGCACCGTCGAGGGCGTCGATCTGGTGATCGCGGGCAACGAGGCATCCGACGGCCGGTCCGCCGCGGTGCCGGCGATGCTGGCCGACGTGCTGGGCCTGCCCGCGTTGACGCACGCCCGTGAGGTCACGGTGGAGGGCTCGTCGGTCACCGTGAAGCGGGAGACCGACGACGGCATCACCACCCTGACCGCGGAGCTGCCGGCCGTGGTGAGCGTCGGGGAGAAGATCAACGAGCCGCGGTACCCGTCGTTCAAGGGGATCATGGCGGCCAAGAAGAAGCCGGTCACCACGCTTGGGCTCGCGGACGCGGGGATCGACCCGTCGGAGGTCGGGCTGGCCAACGCGCTGTCGGCCGTGACCTCGTCGCAGCCGAAGCCGCCGAAGAGCGCAGGCGAGAAGGTCACCGACGAGGGCGACGGCGGCCAGAAGATCGCCGGCTACCTGGTGTCCCAGAAGCTCATCTGAGAGAGGGAGACGGAGAGTCATGGCTGAGGTACTGGTCCTCGTCGACCACCTCGAGGGTGAGATCAAGA includes:
- a CDS encoding glycosyltransferase family 4 protein yields the protein MRVLMVSWEYPPVVVGGLGRHVHALATELAAAGHDVVVLSRQPGGSDAATHPTADEVLDGVRVLRVAEDPLHLEFDRDMVAWTLAMGHGMLRAALTRLIPHWRPDVVHAHDWLVAHPAIALADVLEVPLVATIHATEAGRYAGWLSSPLSRQVHSAEWWLARRADTLITCSAAMRAEVAELFEVDPDPIVVLHNGIAQRSWRANAARVRDVRERYAPGDAPVLLYFGRLEYEKGVHDLIAALPRIRRAHRGTRLVVAGTGTAHDQLVAAVETHRVRRSVTFTGHLPDADLAALLRAVDAVVLPSRYEPFGIVALEAAAAGAPLVASTAGGLGEVVVDGETGVSFAPGDVAGLAGAVGRVLADPAAAARRARAARKRLGSAFEWSRIAADTASVYAAASCGGPAELGRPKIPTGNVFGRD
- a CDS encoding 1,4-alpha-glucan branching protein domain-containing protein; the encoded protein is MSEPVGTFCLVLHSHLPWLAHHGRWPVGEEWLYQSWSHAYLPVIDVVRRLAAEGRRELLTLGVTPVLAAQLDDPHCLRGVHDWLGGWLLRAHGAAARLPELAAREHRAATDALEVFERDWRHGASPLLRALTDAGALELLGGPATHPFGPLLQPEVRAFALETGLTDAAVRLGARPAGIWAPECGYAPGMECGYAAAGVRRFLVDGPALQGDTALARPVGDSDVLAFGRDLDVTYRVWSPRSGYPGGPDYRDFHTYDHPSGLKPARVTGRRVPSEAKRPYDPARATAAVARDAADFVRVVRERLVALRERLGRPGLTVAAFDTELFGHWWHEGPAWLETVLRALPDAGVRVSTLRGAAAAGLVGEPVALPPSSWGSGKDWRVWAGPQVADLVAQQEGVQKALLGAVAPGLARDPVRDALATEALLALSSDWAFMVSKDSAAGYARERAAGHAARVEELAALLAAGRRRAAERRIASWGGDDAVFGHLDARRLLPAALP
- a CDS encoding class I SAM-dependent methyltransferase; translation: MTPDATLPLTGERTVPGIPEENYWFRRHEAVYVALRDRCAGALVLEAGCGEGYGAGMLAEVAARVLALDLDPTTAAHVARRYSGTAVARANLVALPVRDRSIDAVVSLQVIEHLWEQERFLRECSRALRPGGTLMLSTPNRLTFSPGRDTPLNPFHTRELSAAELAGLVRDAGFADVEVHGLHHGPRLRALDARHGGSIVDAQVAVALGGGTWPPALRADVESVTVEDFVLGSADVDTSLDLLVLATRPVASTR
- a CDS encoding YnfA family protein, translated to MTVARSVALFVLAALAEIGGAWLVWQGVREHRGLLWVGAGVLALGAYGFVATLQPDPNFGRILAAYGGVFVAGSLLWGVVLDGFRPDRYDVIGAVVCLVGVAVIMYAPRPA
- a CDS encoding electron transfer flavoprotein subunit beta/FixA family protein, whose translation is MNIVVLVKQVPDTYSERKLRSDGTLDRDATDAVLDEINERAVEAALQLKEANDGSEVTVLTMGPDRATDAIRKALSMGADKAVHLSDEALAGSCAVQTARALAKAVGTVEGVDLVIAGNEASDGRSAAVPAMLADVLGLPALTHAREVTVEGSSVTVKRETDDGITTLTAELPAVVSVGEKINEPRYPSFKGIMAAKKKPVTTLGLADAGIDPSEVGLANALSAVTSSQPKPPKSAGEKVTDEGDGGQKIAGYLVSQKLI